The stretch of DNA TCTCTTACCGAAACTTTTCTGTCAAACAATGTGCATTGCATACAAAAAAGCTTTCCCCAAATGGAAAGCTTCCTAAACACACTTATCTTTTCAGCTGACGAAATGCAGACTGAAGACTTTCTTGAACAGCCGAGCTTGAAAAAGCGGACTCAAGCGTTTTGCAAAAAGTATTTAATACCTTTTCCAGCTTTTCTTCTCCTTCTTTTGTAAGCGAAGCATAAATGGCACGGCGGTCATCCTCGCAGCTATGACGCCTGAGAACCTGGCAGTTTTTTTCTTCAAGCCGGTTTACCAGGCGGGACAGTGCACTTTGACTTAAGCCGACCATTTCCTGCAGCTGATACAATTTTAGTTTTTTCTCAGGGGCTTCTGATAAAAACAGCAGCACGTAGCATTCATTTAGCGAAAGGCCGTGCTCCTGCTGCAGTGCCCCCTCCAGATTCTGTGCAACAGCCGCCTGCATCCTGGTCAAGGCGAGCCACCCGTTAAACAGCGGTGCCTTTTGATCGTTTTCCATCTTC from Domibacillus sp. DTU_2020_1001157_1_SI_ALB_TIR_016 encodes:
- a CDS encoding MarR family winged helix-turn-helix transcriptional regulator, producing MENDQKAPLFNGWLALTRMQAAVAQNLEGALQQEHGLSLNECYVLLFLSEAPEKKLKLYQLQEMVGLSQSALSRLVNRLEEKNCQVLRRHSCEDDRRAIYASLTKEGEEKLEKVLNTFCKTLESAFSSSAVQESLQSAFRQLKR